A stretch of Kaistella flava (ex Peng et al. 2021) DNA encodes these proteins:
- a CDS encoding DUF3575 domain-containing protein — protein sequence MRTLFFTLLISTTLFSQNSSPEKMNIVKTNVTAYAFRNVNLTYERIINKKFSVAVGFGSMGKGSVPFSKSYIKDTELSNVEVSLSNFTIEPRIYLGKGYGHGFYLAPYYRYSSFKADNVLLTSDYGMGTVPLKISGKANGNSGGLMIGAQWFLGKADNWVLDLWIVGGHYGKGKGEFRGDSSRILTPSEQQELKKEIEGLDIPFVKYTATTDANGANIYVDGPWAGVRSGLSLGYRF from the coding sequence ATGAGAACTTTATTTTTCACCCTGCTTATTTCAACCACTCTTTTTTCGCAAAATTCTTCGCCGGAGAAAATGAATATTGTAAAAACAAATGTCACGGCTTACGCCTTCCGGAATGTTAATCTCACTTACGAACGTATTATTAATAAAAAATTCTCTGTTGCCGTAGGATTTGGAAGCATGGGAAAGGGAAGTGTTCCTTTTAGTAAAAGTTATATTAAAGATACGGAGCTTTCCAACGTAGAAGTTTCTTTGTCAAATTTCACAATTGAACCGCGAATTTATTTAGGAAAAGGATATGGACATGGTTTTTATCTGGCGCCGTATTACAGGTATTCTTCTTTCAAAGCCGATAACGTTTTGTTAACTTCAGATTATGGAATGGGAACGGTACCTTTGAAAATTTCCGGTAAAGCAAATGGGAATAGTGGTGGATTAATGATTGGTGCGCAATGGTTTTTGGGCAAAGCTGATAACTGGGTTTTAGATTTATGGATCGTCGGTGGTCATTATGGAAAAGGAAAAGGAGAGTTCCGTGGAGATTCGTCAAGAATACTAACGCCGTCGGAACAGCAAGAATTGAAAAAAGAAATTGAAGGTCTGGATATACCTTTCGTAAAATATACCGCTACTACCGATGCCAACGGAGCCAATATTTATGTTGATGGACCGTGGGCAGGAGTTAGATCCGGCCTTTCATTGGGTTATCGATTTTAA
- a CDS encoding YpdA family putative bacillithiol disulfide reductase, with protein sequence MILYDVIIIGGGPIGLNCALEAEKAGLSYLVIEKGTIVNSLYNYPLYMTFFSTADKLEIADIPFISTAPKPGRRDALEYYQGISRQRNININLYEEVLKVTKQENFLVETTKDKYHAKKVIISTGFYDIPNVMNVKGEDLPKVKHYYSEPYPYANQKIAVIGSSNSAVDAALETYRKGAEVTMIIRHSEISKSVKYWVKPDIENRIKEGSISAYFNAEVLEITPNTIIFKDENQTVHEIQNDFVLAMTGYLPNFEFLKACGIKLQGECLNPYYNEDTMETNVSGLYLAGVVCGGKDTHLWFIENSRIHAEIIMKDISTRI encoded by the coding sequence ATGATTTTATATGATGTTATAATAATTGGTGGCGGTCCGATTGGTTTAAACTGCGCTTTGGAAGCAGAAAAAGCCGGACTTTCGTATCTTGTAATAGAAAAGGGAACGATTGTAAATTCGCTTTATAATTATCCTTTATACATGACTTTTTTCTCGACAGCGGACAAATTGGAAATTGCGGATATTCCATTTATTTCTACTGCACCAAAACCAGGTAGAAGAGATGCTCTGGAATATTATCAGGGAATTTCGCGTCAGCGTAATATTAATATCAATTTATACGAAGAGGTTTTGAAAGTAACCAAACAAGAAAATTTCTTGGTAGAAACCACTAAAGATAAATACCACGCAAAAAAGGTTATTATCTCCACGGGATTTTATGACATTCCTAATGTCATGAACGTAAAGGGCGAAGATCTGCCAAAAGTGAAACATTATTATTCGGAACCTTATCCTTATGCAAATCAAAAAATCGCGGTCATTGGCTCCAGTAATTCTGCCGTAGATGCCGCTTTAGAAACGTATAGAAAAGGAGCAGAAGTGACCATGATTATCCGTCATTCCGAAATTTCAAAAAGTGTAAAATATTGGGTGAAACCTGATATTGAAAACCGCATTAAAGAAGGTAGTATTTCAGCTTATTTCAACGCTGAGGTTTTAGAAATAACTCCGAACACAATTATCTTTAAAGATGAAAATCAAACCGTTCATGAAATTCAAAATGATTTCGTTTTAGCGATGACAGGTTATCTTCCAAACTTTGAATTCCTGAAAGCTTGCGGTATAAAACTTCAGGGAGAGTGTCTCAATCCTTATTATAATGAAGATACGATGGAAACCAATGTTTCAGGTTTATATTTAGCCGGCGTCGTTTGTGGCGGAAAAGACACCCATCTCTGGTTCATAGAAAACTCGCGAATTCATGCGGAAATTATTATGAAAGATATTTCGACCAGGATTTAA
- the fbp gene encoding class 1 fructose-bisphosphatase — translation MSDQSFQTLGEFIIDKQEDFLYTTGELSRLLSAIRLASKVVNRQVNKAGIADIIGKAGNENIQGEEQQKLDVLANEIFIEALSQREVVCGIASEENDDFIQIQASSNAHLSKYVVLIDPLDGSSNIDVNVSVGTIFSIYRRVSEPGTPVVLEDFLQKGVNQIAAGYVVYGSSTMIVYTTGNGVNGFTLDPSLGTYYLSHPNMQFSRTGKIYSINEGNYIKFPQGVKNYIKYCQREEEDRPYTSRYIGSLVSDFHRNMIKGGIYIYPSTSQSPNGKLRLLYECNPMAFLAEQAGGKCTDGFQRIMEIEPTELHQRVPFFCGSYDMVEKAEEFMREAAAN, via the coding sequence ATGTCAGATCAGTCGTTCCAAACTCTTGGTGAATTCATCATCGATAAACAAGAAGATTTCTTGTATACCACAGGTGAACTTTCCCGTCTACTCAGCGCAATTCGTTTAGCCTCAAAAGTAGTTAACCGCCAGGTTAACAAAGCCGGAATCGCCGATATCATTGGTAAAGCGGGCAATGAAAATATTCAAGGTGAAGAACAACAGAAACTGGATGTTCTGGCCAATGAAATTTTCATCGAAGCATTATCACAAAGAGAAGTGGTGTGCGGAATTGCTTCCGAAGAAAATGACGACTTTATCCAAATCCAGGCAAGCTCCAATGCGCATTTGAGCAAGTATGTAGTTTTAATCGATCCTCTAGATGGTTCTTCGAATATCGACGTGAATGTTTCTGTAGGAACAATTTTCTCTATTTACAGAAGAGTTTCTGAACCGGGAACGCCAGTTGTACTGGAAGATTTCTTACAAAAAGGAGTGAATCAAATCGCGGCAGGATATGTGGTTTATGGATCATCAACGATGATTGTTTATACCACAGGAAATGGTGTGAATGGTTTTACACTCGATCCAAGTTTAGGAACTTATTATCTTTCTCACCCGAATATGCAGTTTTCTCGCACCGGGAAAATCTACTCTATTAATGAAGGAAATTATATTAAATTCCCTCAAGGAGTAAAAAATTATATTAAATATTGTCAAAGAGAAGAAGAGGATCGTCCTTACACTTCTCGATATATCGGAAGTTTGGTTTCTGATTTTCACCGAAATATGATTAAAGGTGGAATCTATATTTATCCATCAACTTCTCAATCACCAAACGGAAAGCTAAGACTTTTATACGAATGCAATCCTATGGCATTCTTAGCTGAACAAGCTGGTGGAAAATGTACGGACGGTTTCCAAAGAATTATGGAAATTGAACCTACCGAACTACATCAAAGAGTTCCGTTTTTCTGCGGAAGCTATGATATGGTAGAAAAGGCTGAGGAATTCATGAGAGAAGCCGCAGCCAATTAA
- a CDS encoding lysophospholipid acyltransferase family protein — MSLISKSDLIKASGLSKLGLLKNPAASAIMRLTKIDEVNKLYDVLKNKVGKDFFDSFVRERDLRYIVFEEDLARIPKTGPFILVSNHPLGAIDGILMTKILTEIRPDFKIMGNFLLEKIEPMKPYVISVNPFENRKELKSSSSGMRGTLKHLEDGGCVGIFPAGEVSNRNNEFGEILDKKWERPALKLIKMAKVPVVPMYIHAKNSRLFYQLAKIHPDLQTILLPSEMMNKREKPIRIRIGKPVSVKVLEENDTIEEMGEFLQKKILLLKSYYEKRKSITDRLNIPNLKLNFSLKKEENVVQNIIDETPTEDIIKEIEALSQNDKMLFRNGNYEVFFAPYGEIPSIMREIGRQRELTFRKIGEGSNLPFDLDEYDEYYHHLFLWDSQAQKLAGAYRMALGCEVMKKYGIDGFYTSSLFEFDPELRPFFRKVIEMGRAYISAEYQQKPLPLFLLWRGIVHVCLRNPEHKFLMGGVSISDKFSEFSKSLMIEFMRSHYYDSAVAQYIHPKHDFKVKLKERDKNLFFDEVESDLNKLDKIIDDLEPEMRMPVLIKKYIKQNAKVVSFNVDPSFNDAIDGLMYIRISELPESTIKPVLEEMSEQIRREENNVADNQ; from the coding sequence ATGAGTTTAATTTCCAAAAGTGATTTGATTAAAGCCTCAGGTTTAAGCAAATTAGGATTACTAAAAAATCCTGCGGCGTCGGCGATTATGCGTTTAACAAAAATCGATGAGGTTAATAAGTTATACGATGTATTGAAAAATAAAGTCGGAAAAGACTTTTTCGATTCTTTCGTGCGCGAACGTGATTTAAGATATATAGTTTTCGAAGAAGACTTGGCAAGAATTCCAAAAACAGGTCCTTTTATTTTGGTTTCCAATCATCCACTTGGTGCGATTGATGGAATTTTGATGACTAAAATTTTAACTGAAATTCGTCCTGATTTTAAAATCATGGGTAATTTTTTATTGGAGAAAATCGAACCGATGAAACCTTACGTGATCTCGGTAAACCCTTTTGAAAATAGAAAAGAGCTGAAAAGCAGTTCGTCTGGAATGCGAGGAACTTTAAAGCATTTAGAAGATGGCGGCTGTGTCGGGATTTTTCCGGCAGGGGAAGTTTCTAACCGAAATAATGAGTTCGGTGAAATACTAGATAAGAAATGGGAAAGACCAGCTTTGAAGCTTATTAAAATGGCTAAAGTTCCCGTTGTTCCAATGTATATTCATGCCAAGAATAGCCGGCTGTTCTATCAATTAGCCAAGATTCATCCAGATTTGCAAACGATTTTATTACCATCCGAAATGATGAATAAAAGGGAGAAGCCAATCCGCATTAGAATTGGAAAACCCGTTTCTGTAAAAGTTCTGGAAGAGAATGATACCATAGAAGAAATGGGTGAGTTTCTGCAAAAGAAAATTCTGCTGTTGAAGTCTTATTACGAGAAAAGAAAATCAATCACGGACCGTTTAAATATTCCAAATCTTAAACTTAATTTCTCTTTGAAAAAAGAAGAAAATGTAGTTCAGAATATTATTGATGAAACACCAACGGAAGATATCATTAAAGAAATAGAAGCGCTTTCTCAAAATGATAAGATGCTTTTCCGAAACGGAAATTACGAAGTCTTTTTTGCACCTTATGGTGAGATTCCATCCATCATGCGTGAGATCGGCCGACAGCGAGAGCTCACCTTTAGAAAAATTGGTGAAGGAAGCAATTTGCCTTTTGACCTCGATGAATACGACGAATATTACCACCATCTTTTCCTTTGGGACAGCCAAGCTCAGAAATTAGCGGGCGCTTATAGAATGGCTTTGGGATGTGAAGTAATGAAAAAATACGGGATCGATGGTTTTTATACCAGTTCACTTTTTGAATTTGATCCAGAACTTCGACCATTCTTCCGTAAAGTGATTGAAATGGGAAGAGCCTATATTTCTGCGGAATATCAACAGAAACCACTGCCTCTTTTCCTTTTGTGGCGAGGAATTGTACATGTTTGTTTAAGAAATCCCGAACATAAATTCCTGATGGGCGGCGTAAGTATTTCCGATAAATTCTCAGAGTTCTCAAAATCGCTGATGATTGAGTTTATGAGGTCACATTACTACGATTCTGCCGTGGCGCAGTATATTCATCCTAAACATGATTTTAAAGTTAAGTTAAAGGAACGTGACAAGAATCTATTTTTCGATGAGGTAGAATCTGATTTGAACAAGCTGGATAAGATTATCGACGATTTGGAGCCAGAAATGCGGATGCCAGTTCTTATTAAAAAATATATCAAGCAGAATGCAAAAGTGGTATCTTTCAACGTAGATCCAAGCTTTAATGATGCAATTGATGGGTTGATGTATATTCGAATTAGCGAATTACCGGAGAGCACAATCAAGCCAGTACTGGAAGAAATGAGTGAGCAAATCAGAAGAGAAGAAAATAATGTTGCTGATAATCAGTAA
- a CDS encoding T9SS type B sorting domain-containing protein — MKTTFPEFHETTIYAVSKENFTPYGAFNEGTSVGADADDLFINRIKLPFNFCYFGNNYREFVIGSNGVITFDTGQLGKVNYPNVDYLNPSSALPKNMIFGVFSDLVFSKNNDSEIYYRVTGTAPYRKFIINFYKGRLLGCNQTVTSQIVLSESSNEVEAFVENKPLSCSDSKFKNALLGVINADGTKGYSPPERNTGVWESNNEAWKFTPSGSTIIPEISWYNSNNENIGEGDTVTVCPDKNEIYKVKIKYKICGNLDLILEGSSSVTFAADFPVANNHTEIFCNGNSFNVNLRNYVSKLTPQNPSILLLSFHNSISDAQNNINPQPENFVLTENKTFYVRVQNASDPTCFRTSVLNLQLISSSLLTDLVSICDINNDGIEKNYQLSTLNSQLLSSPINGSIHYFLSQADADNNRNEIKVINVIDNLKLYLKYKTPTCSQIFGPITLNLTPSPVVNSPIDFQFTTCDFKRDFVEPFNFLEIIGPLITNDSEVIIRFYDTNQKAYSGVGSTLTTIKEGKYAIYSRVEIPGGCFSIAVINLDITFTKVESKNSEVYICFDGTEDITINIDHYAPAMLLDSPIGISTSYFLSEADAENDRNPITNLQTITGNGNLVTKSFFVKFKDSTGCYAVKALKVSLIHLIINQSNFDICDFHNDGKEDVILSTLNKKITGAQNATVSYFTSFSDAQSNSNPKSIYNVQNSARLFVRLQSYDCSEVFEININLVKTPVVKLNFDTVRNAVCDNNNDGQEPFDLRTVQSQIYNGIDPVTFQYYKRYNPTDNSLSDLIATPSSFIATESNVVYAKVSFTSGCYSVSTINIKLSFLPTIVLKPAILQKCDYKFDLNETFNLNDALPQLFIQSENTIPRGDLLVTYYKTEDDANAGNSAAQINATVITVKSKITFWARFTSKSTSCYSVSPIELQTYFPPKGRNSVIADLCDDNLDGFYDVNLTSYIDNMVYTKSDDNNFTFFFTKAEAETFTNQIAHPDQFKIKPSLTRIWVRVENIAGCFDTAFVDFDFGKKMTFNNDGPFTVKNVCDVGNDGREKVNLTQFENLIYNSQANYVYYPTVLDLNNDTNRISTPQEYVFDEKIGPKKIYAKVSTSGFCPNLVQINLTLKKGPVFSLPDYFFCAEGHVDIKPDFSNLDIIGFKWFDPDGKELSTNQELLGIKKEGTYQLNLTASNGCSTLINFKVSIKETPVIVNLVANGNSYTVIATGSKKILYSIDGLNYQETNVFYNLPYGVITFYVKFEDSDCNPQIKKGLVLNIKNAFSPNDDGINDTWIIDDLNVFDGQKTNLKVFNRFKEKIFEQESATRLEWNGKTLGRVVPSDSYWYVLTLSDGSVFTGWVLLKNRH, encoded by the coding sequence TTGAAAACAACCTTCCCGGAATTTCATGAAACAACCATTTACGCGGTTTCTAAAGAAAATTTTACACCTTATGGTGCTTTCAATGAAGGAACATCCGTGGGTGCTGATGCTGATGATTTATTTATTAATAGAATAAAACTTCCTTTTAATTTTTGCTATTTTGGTAATAATTACCGTGAATTTGTCATTGGCAGTAATGGCGTAATTACTTTTGATACGGGCCAGTTAGGAAAAGTAAATTATCCAAATGTGGATTATTTAAATCCAAGCAGCGCTCTACCTAAAAATATGATTTTTGGGGTTTTCAGTGATTTAGTCTTTTCGAAAAATAACGATTCCGAAATTTATTATCGTGTTACAGGAACGGCTCCCTATAGAAAATTCATTATAAATTTTTATAAAGGAAGACTTCTTGGCTGCAATCAAACGGTTACCTCGCAAATTGTTCTGTCTGAAAGTTCTAATGAAGTTGAAGCTTTTGTAGAAAATAAACCACTTTCATGTTCAGATTCAAAATTTAAAAATGCGTTGTTAGGGGTAATAAATGCAGATGGTACTAAAGGATATTCTCCACCAGAAAGAAATACAGGTGTTTGGGAGTCAAACAATGAAGCGTGGAAATTTACACCTTCCGGTTCAACGATTATTCCGGAAATTTCTTGGTATAACTCTAATAACGAAAATATCGGAGAAGGAGATACGGTAACGGTATGTCCTGATAAGAATGAGATTTATAAGGTGAAAATTAAATATAAAATCTGCGGGAATTTAGATTTAATTTTAGAAGGTAGCTCTTCTGTAACTTTTGCCGCAGATTTTCCGGTAGCGAATAATCACACAGAAATTTTCTGTAATGGAAATTCTTTTAACGTTAATCTTAGAAACTACGTTTCCAAACTTACTCCACAGAATCCTTCCATTTTACTCCTCAGTTTTCATAACTCGATTTCTGATGCACAAAACAATATTAATCCACAGCCTGAAAATTTTGTACTGACTGAAAATAAAACTTTTTATGTACGTGTTCAAAATGCTTCTGATCCGACTTGCTTTCGTACTTCAGTTTTAAATTTGCAACTCATTTCCTCAAGCTTACTAACAGATTTAGTTAGTATTTGTGATATTAATAATGACGGTATAGAAAAGAATTATCAGCTTTCTACTTTGAACTCGCAACTATTGTCTTCGCCGATTAATGGAAGCATCCACTATTTTTTATCACAAGCAGATGCAGATAATAACAGGAATGAGATTAAAGTAATAAATGTTATTGATAATCTTAAGTTATACTTAAAATATAAAACGCCTACCTGCAGCCAAATATTTGGGCCTATTACTTTAAATTTAACACCTTCACCAGTTGTTAATTCACCAATTGATTTCCAATTTACCACCTGTGATTTTAAACGTGATTTTGTGGAGCCTTTTAATTTCTTAGAAATTATTGGACCATTGATAACGAATGATTCTGAAGTAATAATACGTTTCTATGACACTAATCAAAAGGCTTATAGTGGAGTCGGCTCAACTTTAACTACCATTAAGGAAGGTAAATATGCCATTTATTCCAGGGTAGAAATCCCTGGTGGATGCTTTAGTATTGCAGTTATTAATTTAGATATTACTTTTACAAAAGTAGAGTCTAAAAATAGTGAGGTTTATATCTGTTTTGATGGTACCGAGGATATTACTATTAATATAGATCATTATGCTCCGGCTATGTTATTAGATTCTCCAATCGGAATTAGCACTTCTTATTTTTTATCTGAGGCAGATGCAGAAAATGATAGAAATCCGATTACAAATCTTCAAACTATTACAGGGAATGGTAATCTGGTAACCAAGAGTTTCTTCGTTAAATTTAAAGATTCTACGGGCTGTTATGCCGTAAAAGCACTAAAGGTTAGTTTAATTCATCTTATAATTAATCAATCCAACTTTGATATCTGTGATTTTCATAATGATGGTAAAGAGGATGTGATTTTATCTACACTAAATAAAAAAATTACTGGAGCACAAAATGCAACTGTTTCGTACTTTACAAGTTTTTCAGATGCACAGAGTAACAGCAATCCGAAAAGTATTTATAATGTTCAAAATTCCGCAAGACTTTTTGTAAGACTACAATCGTACGATTGTTCAGAAGTGTTTGAAATAAATATAAATTTAGTGAAGACTCCCGTTGTAAAACTTAATTTTGACACGGTACGAAATGCGGTTTGTGATAATAATAATGATGGGCAGGAACCTTTTGATCTTAGGACGGTGCAGTCTCAAATTTATAATGGAATCGATCCTGTTACATTTCAATATTATAAAAGGTATAATCCCACCGACAATTCTTTAAGTGATCTTATTGCAACACCGTCATCATTTATCGCCACGGAATCCAATGTCGTTTATGCAAAAGTTTCCTTTACGAGTGGATGTTATTCCGTGAGTACCATAAATATTAAGTTAAGTTTTTTACCGACGATTGTTTTAAAGCCTGCAATTCTGCAAAAATGTGATTATAAATTTGATTTAAATGAAACTTTTAATTTAAACGATGCATTACCACAATTATTTATACAAAGTGAAAACACAATCCCACGCGGAGATCTGCTTGTTACTTATTATAAAACAGAAGATGATGCCAACGCTGGCAATTCTGCAGCTCAAATTAATGCTACTGTAATTACTGTTAAATCTAAAATAACTTTTTGGGCCAGATTTACTTCTAAATCTACCTCGTGTTATTCTGTTTCACCTATTGAACTTCAAACGTATTTCCCGCCAAAAGGAAGGAATTCCGTTATAGCAGATTTATGTGATGATAATTTAGATGGTTTCTATGATGTTAATTTAACGAGTTATATCGACAATATGGTTTATACCAAAAGTGATGATAATAATTTTACATTTTTCTTTACTAAAGCTGAAGCTGAAACCTTTACCAATCAGATTGCTCATCCTGATCAATTCAAAATAAAACCTTCACTTACCAGAATCTGGGTCCGAGTGGAAAATATCGCTGGATGTTTTGATACGGCATTTGTAGATTTTGATTTTGGTAAAAAAATGACATTTAATAATGACGGTCCTTTTACGGTAAAAAATGTTTGTGATGTAGGAAATGACGGTAGAGAAAAAGTAAATCTCACCCAATTTGAGAATTTGATATATAATAGTCAAGCGAATTACGTCTATTATCCTACTGTTTTAGACCTTAATAATGATACCAACAGAATAAGCACGCCGCAAGAATATGTGTTCGATGAAAAGATAGGGCCTAAAAAAATATACGCCAAAGTAAGTACTTCTGGATTTTGTCCTAATCTTGTGCAAATAAATTTAACACTTAAAAAAGGACCTGTGTTTTCATTACCAGACTATTTTTTTTGTGCGGAAGGTCATGTTGATATTAAGCCCGATTTTTCTAATTTAGATATTATTGGTTTTAAATGGTTTGATCCTGATGGAAAGGAACTTTCTACCAATCAAGAATTATTGGGTATCAAAAAAGAAGGTACTTACCAACTCAATTTGACTGCTTCGAACGGTTGTTCTACTTTGATAAACTTTAAGGTTAGCATCAAAGAAACTCCAGTAATTGTTAATTTAGTCGCCAATGGAAATTCCTATACCGTTATCGCAACCGGAAGCAAAAAGATTCTTTACTCCATCGACGGCCTTAACTATCAAGAAACGAATGTTTTCTATAATCTACCTTATGGCGTAATCACATTTTATGTGAAATTTGAAGATTCAGATTGTAATCCGCAAATAAAAAAAGGTTTGGTTCTAAATATTAAAAATGCTTTCAGTCCAAATGACGATGGTATTAATGATACATGGATTATTGACGATCTGAATGTTTTCGACGGTCAAAAAACCAACTTAAAAGTATTCAATAGATTCAAGGAAAAGATTTTTGAACAGGAAAGTGCAACACGTTTAGAATGGAATGGTAAAACTTTAGGCCGCGTCGTTCCTTCCGATTCTTACTGGTATGTTTTAACTTTGTCTGATGGCAGCGTTTTTACAGGCTGGGTTTTATTGAAAAACAGACACTAG
- a CDS encoding aspartate kinase, with product MKVFKFGGASVKDAESVKNVALVLETQGFESCLLVVSAMGKTTNALEKVVENYFSKTDYQSEIEKVKQKHLQISQDLFAENHPVFAEISVFFGDIESFLRRNKSPNYNFVYDQVVSCGELISSKILSEYLNDIQFKNNWCDSRDYIKTDSNYREGNVNWEETEKKMASLNLNNCYVTQGFIGSDENNFTVTLGREGSDYSAAIFAYCLNAEAMTIWKDVPGVMTGDPRKFENVSLLSHISYEDAIEMAYYGASVIHPKTLQPLKQKNIPFYVKSFLEPKNSGTKIGTSEERSQLESFILKENQQLMRIATRDFSFIAEEHLSQIFSLLAKYKIKISLMQNSAISLDLCLEDMYGTVEELNEELQKEFNAEIIKNVSLYTIRNANLEQLNKFYQDKNILLEQISQKTIQVITN from the coding sequence ATGAAGGTTTTTAAATTTGGTGGCGCATCGGTGAAAGATGCAGAAAGTGTAAAGAATGTAGCCCTGGTTTTAGAAACGCAGGGTTTTGAGAGTTGTCTCCTCGTAGTTTCTGCGATGGGAAAAACAACAAATGCTCTGGAGAAAGTAGTTGAGAACTATTTTTCCAAAACCGATTATCAATCTGAAATTGAAAAAGTGAAGCAAAAGCACTTGCAAATTTCCCAAGATTTGTTTGCTGAAAACCATCCTGTTTTTGCCGAAATATCTGTCTTTTTTGGTGATATTGAATCTTTTTTAAGACGAAATAAATCTCCAAATTATAATTTCGTTTATGATCAAGTAGTGAGTTGTGGTGAATTGATATCTTCTAAAATTTTGAGTGAATATTTAAATGATATTCAATTTAAAAATAACTGGTGTGATTCCCGCGATTATATTAAAACCGATAGCAACTATCGCGAAGGAAATGTCAACTGGGAAGAAACAGAAAAGAAAATGGCTTCGTTGAACCTGAATAATTGTTATGTAACGCAAGGTTTCATCGGTTCTGATGAGAATAATTTTACAGTGACTTTAGGACGGGAAGGTTCCGATTATTCTGCTGCAATTTTCGCTTATTGTTTAAATGCAGAAGCCATGACGATTTGGAAAGATGTTCCAGGAGTGATGACGGGTGATCCCAGAAAGTTTGAAAACGTTTCTCTTTTGAGTCATATTTCTTACGAAGATGCTATTGAAATGGCGTATTACGGTGCGTCTGTAATTCACCCAAAAACTTTACAGCCACTTAAACAAAAGAATATTCCTTTTTATGTGAAGTCCTTTTTAGAGCCAAAAAATTCGGGAACGAAAATTGGAACGAGCGAAGAAAGAAGTCAACTGGAGTCTTTTATTTTAAAAGAAAACCAACAATTGATGCGCATTGCAACCCGCGATTTCTCTTTTATTGCAGAAGAGCATTTGAGTCAAATATTTTCTCTTTTAGCCAAATATAAAATCAAAATTTCTTTGATGCAGAATTCTGCCATTTCACTCGATCTTTGTTTAGAAGATATGTATGGAACGGTGGAGGAGCTGAATGAAGAACTTCAAAAAGAATTCAATGCAGAGATTATAAAAAATGTTTCTCTTTATACCATAAGAAACGCTAATTTAGAGCAGTTGAATAAATTTTATCAAGATAAAAACATATTGTTAGAACAGATTTCCCAAAAAACGATACAGGTTATAACGAATTAA
- a CDS encoding o-succinylbenzoate synthase translates to MKKATFKQYLLEFKQASGTSRGILTTKETFFLEITEGDKKGIGECGIFRGLSFEDVPEYEEMLQWLCDNINENKKVLRKELLHFPSIWFGYEQAMLNLKNGEDLYFPSDFSEGYSSIKTNGLIWMGDADFMKQQIEEKLSQGFQCIKLKIGADWKSEKEILKQLRAKFSKEELELRVDANGGFTFEEAKVVLQELADLDIHSIEQPIKAGNIEQMAELCKNTPTPIALDEELIGVLNFEDKKELLEKINPQFIILKPSLVGGFSGTDEWISFAEAKKIGWWITSALESNIGLNAIAQYTFTKNPKIPQGLGTGGLFTNNLETRLVLHGDELMMR, encoded by the coding sequence ATGAAGAAAGCAACTTTTAAACAATACCTTTTAGAATTTAAACAAGCCAGCGGAACTTCCCGTGGTATTCTAACAACCAAGGAAACTTTTTTTCTTGAAATAACCGAAGGCGACAAAAAAGGAATTGGAGAATGTGGAATTTTCCGCGGACTTAGTTTCGAAGATGTTCCCGAGTACGAAGAAATGTTGCAATGGCTTTGCGACAATATTAATGAGAACAAAAAAGTTCTTAGAAAAGAATTGCTTCATTTTCCATCGATCTGGTTTGGTTACGAACAGGCGATGTTGAATTTGAAAAATGGTGAAGACCTTTATTTTCCAAGTGATTTTTCAGAAGGATATTCTTCTATAAAAACCAATGGTTTAATCTGGATGGGCGACGCCGATTTCATGAAGCAACAAATCGAAGAGAAATTAAGCCAGGGATTCCAATGTATCAAACTAAAAATCGGTGCTGACTGGAAATCTGAAAAAGAAATTTTAAAACAACTCCGCGCAAAATTCTCGAAAGAAGAATTAGAATTAAGAGTTGACGCCAATGGTGGATTTACTTTTGAAGAAGCAAAAGTTGTTTTACAGGAACTTGCTGATTTGGACATTCATTCTATTGAACAACCAATCAAGGCAGGAAATATTGAGCAAATGGCTGAGCTTTGCAAGAATACTCCAACACCAATTGCTTTGGATGAAGAGTTGATTGGCGTTCTCAATTTCGAAGACAAAAAAGAACTTTTAGAAAAGATCAATCCACAGTTTATTATTTTGAAACCGTCGTTAGTTGGTGGATTCTCTGGAACTGATGAATGGATTTCTTTCGCGGAAGCTAAAAAAATCGGTTGGTGGATTACGTCTGCTTTAGAAAGTAATATCGGTTTGAATGCGATTGCACAATATACTTTTACCAAAAACCCTAAAATCCCGCAAGGTTTAGGAACCGGCGGTTTGTTTACCAATAATTTAGAAACCCGATTGGTTTTACATGGTGATGAATTGATGATGAGATAA